The following proteins come from a genomic window of Natronosalvus vescus:
- a CDS encoding ABC transporter ATP-binding protein, protein MTEITLNNVTKQFEDVTAVDSIDLTINEGEFLILVGPSGCGKSTTLRMLSGLETVTEGEIFTNGTEITHVAPKDRNVAMVFQNYALYPHMTAKRNMSFGMKSAGDYTDDEIERRVMEAASILDIEDLLERKPKALSGGERQRVAIGRALVRDPDYLLMDEPLSNLDAKLRIQMRAELSQLHDELGTTTIYVTHDQTEAMTLGDRVAVMDGGRIQQVAEPQTLYDYPANQFVAEFIGSPAMNTVPVTIERNGTKHVATSASDQLRIALPESEGLEGLEGTMMLLGVRPEDLSEGTATDDNRVRTTVSVTEPLGDSMLLHGHVESELLKFQIEARRQLETGETLDFSADTDRIHLFDPETGHARYHSDQSVDAPDQTPTH, encoded by the coding sequence ATGACAGAGATTACACTCAACAACGTCACAAAGCAATTCGAGGACGTAACGGCAGTCGACTCGATCGATCTCACGATTAACGAGGGCGAATTTCTGATCCTCGTCGGCCCATCCGGCTGTGGGAAATCGACCACGCTCCGGATGCTCTCGGGGCTCGAAACCGTCACCGAGGGGGAGATCTTCACGAACGGCACCGAGATTACTCACGTAGCCCCGAAAGACCGTAACGTCGCGATGGTGTTTCAGAACTACGCGCTCTATCCGCACATGACCGCTAAGCGGAACATGAGCTTCGGGATGAAGTCGGCGGGCGACTACACCGACGACGAAATCGAGCGCCGAGTCATGGAAGCCGCGTCGATCCTCGACATCGAGGATCTGCTCGAGCGGAAGCCGAAAGCGCTCTCCGGCGGGGAACGACAGCGCGTCGCCATCGGTCGCGCGCTCGTTCGCGACCCCGACTACCTGCTCATGGACGAGCCGCTGAGCAACCTCGACGCCAAACTCCGGATCCAGATGCGCGCGGAGCTGAGCCAACTTCACGACGAACTCGGCACAACCACCATCTACGTGACCCACGACCAGACCGAGGCGATGACCCTCGGCGACCGCGTCGCCGTGATGGACGGCGGCCGCATCCAGCAGGTCGCCGAACCACAGACGTTGTACGATTATCCGGCGAATCAGTTCGTCGCGGAGTTCATCGGCAGTCCCGCGATGAACACTGTCCCGGTCACGATCGAACGCAACGGCACCAAACACGTCGCCACCTCGGCCTCGGATCAACTCAGAATCGCCCTCCCGGAGAGTGAGGGGCTGGAAGGTCTCGAGGGAACGATGATGCTACTCGGGGTTCGACCCGAAGACCTCTCGGAGGGGACGGCAACGGACGACAACCGCGTTCGAACCACCGTCTCCGTCACCGAACCGCTGGGGGACTCGATGCTGTTACACGGCCACGTCGAATCCGAACTGCTCAAATTCCAGATCGAGGCGCGACGGCAACTCGAGACCGGAGAAACCCTCGATTTCAGCGCCGATACGGATCGGATTCACCTGTTCGATCCCGAAACCGGTCACGCACGGTATCACTCGGATCAGTCGGTCGACGCGCCCGACCAGACACCGACACACTGA
- a CDS encoding carbohydrate ABC transporter permease, whose translation MSTDTQSQSTSPPNTITVFDRRLNPEQTLKRLLVHLVLGFSVFVMAVPILIAAIVSTQEVGIVTSFSDLLPGSQLIDNYQTVMTDYNFGVYLMNSFIMSIIIVVGKLAISLFAALAIVYYDFPFKNLMFLIILFTLMLPVPVRFVPLFNIVTDLGWYNSMLALTIPYLASATTVFLLRQHFYSIPASIVEQAKLDGIGPFKFLIYVLIPMSKGMLAGVSVIMFIYAWNQYLWPLVIIDSQSQQVTQVGITLLQGDIQAGELQWAIVMAGAIITLIPPLLALIIFKKPLLETFGVQQK comes from the coding sequence ATGAGCACTGACACACAATCACAGTCGACGTCGCCACCGAACACGATCACCGTCTTCGATAGACGGCTCAACCCGGAGCAGACACTCAAACGGCTCCTGGTTCACCTCGTGCTCGGGTTCTCGGTGTTCGTGATGGCGGTTCCCATCCTGATCGCCGCCATCGTGAGTACACAGGAAGTCGGCATCGTCACCAGTTTCAGCGACTTACTGCCCGGCTCACAGCTGATCGACAACTACCAAACGGTGATGACCGACTACAACTTCGGCGTCTACCTGATGAACTCGTTCATCATGTCGATCATCATCGTCGTCGGGAAACTCGCCATCTCGCTATTTGCCGCGCTGGCGATCGTCTACTACGACTTCCCGTTCAAGAACCTGATGTTCTTGATCATCCTGTTCACGCTCATGCTGCCCGTTCCGGTGCGGTTCGTCCCGCTGTTCAACATCGTGACGGATCTCGGCTGGTACAACAGCATGCTCGCGTTGACCATCCCGTATCTCGCGAGTGCGACCACCGTCTTCCTGCTCCGCCAGCACTTTTACTCGATTCCCGCGTCGATCGTCGAACAGGCGAAACTCGACGGGATCGGGCCATTCAAATTCCTCATCTACGTCCTGATTCCGATGTCGAAAGGCATGCTCGCAGGCGTCTCCGTGATCATGTTCATCTACGCTTGGAACCAGTACCTCTGGCCGCTGGTCATCATCGACTCCCAGAGCCAGCAGGTCACCCAGGTCGGGATTACCCTGCTCCAGGGAGACATTCAGGCGGGTGAGTTGCAGTGGGCAATCGTCATGGCAGGCGCGATCATCACCCTGATCCCGCCACTACTCGCGCTGATCATCTTCAAGAAGCCACTCCTCGAGACCTTCGGGGTGCAACAGAAGTAA
- a CDS encoding carbohydrate ABC transporter permease: MSREIYNRSWVAYLLLLPTLVVSIVFLYYPAIRAAYLSLYETLQFGTIRVWTGLGNYQYLLTSSDYHSSIGITILFSLIVIIGVLTISLVISYLIYEVSVGQSSYLIAAIWPYALPPAVAGIVFFYIIHPTLGVFTQPIEAIFGINVDWFTNGRQAFTIVTIAVIWKQIGYNVIFMIAALNNVPDALGEVADLDGVGKFHRLVRVYVPLISPTLIFLIVMNTIYAFFHTFAFIDILTQGGPGGATNIMIYDLYRNAFEFNNHGLASAQSVILFFVVGILMYAQLRVSDRYAHYG; encoded by the coding sequence ATGTCACGAGAAATATACAATCGGTCGTGGGTGGCGTATCTATTGTTGTTGCCGACACTCGTCGTGTCAATCGTTTTCCTATATTACCCGGCGATCCGAGCCGCGTATCTCAGTCTGTACGAGACGCTACAGTTCGGGACGATCCGGGTCTGGACGGGGCTCGGTAACTACCAGTACCTGCTCACCTCGAGCGATTACCACAGTAGTATCGGTATCACGATCCTGTTTTCGCTGATCGTCATCATCGGGGTGTTGACCATCTCGCTGGTGATCTCGTATCTCATTTACGAGGTCAGCGTCGGGCAGTCGTCGTATCTCATCGCCGCGATCTGGCCGTACGCGTTGCCGCCAGCGGTCGCTGGTATCGTGTTTTTCTACATCATCCACCCGACGCTGGGGGTGTTCACACAGCCGATCGAGGCGATATTCGGGATCAACGTCGACTGGTTCACCAACGGCAGACAGGCGTTCACCATCGTCACGATCGCCGTTATCTGGAAACAGATCGGCTACAACGTGATCTTCATGATCGCCGCGTTGAACAACGTCCCGGACGCACTGGGGGAGGTTGCCGATCTGGACGGCGTCGGCAAGTTCCATCGGCTAGTTCGGGTGTACGTCCCGCTCATCTCGCCGACGCTGATCTTCCTGATCGTGATGAACACGATCTACGCGTTCTTCCACACGTTCGCGTTCATCGACATCCTCACGCAGGGTGGGCCGGGCGGTGCGACGAACATCATGATCTACGACCTGTACCGAAACGCCTTCGAGTTCAACAATCACGGCCTGGCGTCGGCCCAATCGGTGATCCTCTTCTTCGTCGTGGGGATTCTGATGTACGCCCAGTTGCGCGTCTCCGATCGCTATGCACACTACGGGTGA
- a CDS encoding ABC transporter substrate-binding protein, with amino-acid sequence MPDKHSRRSVLAGASAATALGLAGCLGGDDDDGDGDVDDDVLNFWHAMGGGSGQLLDDMVEGYDGANSESEYQGSYEDILQSMFGAIEAGEMPDVVMIDSLHNQQVLDTEATQPVSALLGDDFPTDDLVSAVQDFFVVDGDLNSMPFNNSNAILYYNKDAYEEAGLDPEQPPETLEDVRTHSEALVESGATNYGITWPNHVWFVETWYSLADELILDEENGHTGAPTTMYADTDFAHELWTWWKEMYEDDLFMNPGIEAWSEARSAFLTGEVGIKLDSTAAVESTLSGAEGDVDGDDIDEEDVDAFELGTGFYPSPTEERTGVVIGGASLWVSGDMSDEREEEVGGLLEHLTSVDQQIEWHQGSGYYPIRNEAIDELESDGWFEDNPHYATAFDQLLESETTPATLRMLVGPARQVQLTIQEESQEIFSGAVSVDEGLQNMKEDVEEELERYDRVANQ; translated from the coding sequence ATGCCTGACAAGCACTCACGACGATCAGTTCTCGCGGGGGCCTCGGCAGCCACTGCACTGGGCCTCGCAGGATGTCTCGGTGGCGACGACGACGACGGCGACGGCGACGTCGACGACGATGTCCTGAACTTCTGGCACGCCATGGGTGGTGGCTCTGGCCAGCTCCTCGACGACATGGTCGAAGGGTACGATGGCGCAAACAGCGAGTCCGAGTATCAGGGCAGCTACGAGGACATCCTCCAGAGCATGTTCGGGGCCATCGAGGCCGGCGAGATGCCCGACGTGGTCATGATCGACAGCCTGCACAACCAACAGGTGCTCGACACCGAGGCGACCCAACCGGTCTCCGCCCTGTTGGGAGATGACTTCCCGACCGACGACCTCGTTAGCGCCGTCCAGGACTTCTTCGTTGTCGACGGCGATTTGAACTCGATGCCGTTCAACAACTCGAACGCAATCTTGTACTACAACAAGGACGCGTACGAGGAGGCCGGACTCGACCCCGAACAGCCACCGGAAACGCTCGAGGACGTTCGCACCCACTCCGAAGCGCTCGTCGAATCCGGCGCGACGAACTACGGGATCACCTGGCCAAACCACGTCTGGTTCGTCGAAACCTGGTACTCGCTTGCCGACGAACTCATCCTCGACGAGGAGAACGGTCACACCGGCGCGCCGACGACGATGTACGCCGACACCGATTTCGCCCACGAACTCTGGACGTGGTGGAAAGAGATGTACGAGGACGACCTCTTCATGAATCCGGGTATCGAAGCCTGGAGCGAAGCCCGCAGCGCGTTCCTCACCGGTGAAGTCGGCATCAAACTCGACTCGACTGCGGCCGTCGAATCGACCCTCTCCGGAGCCGAAGGCGACGTCGACGGCGACGACATCGACGAAGAGGACGTCGACGCGTTCGAACTTGGAACCGGGTTCTACCCCTCGCCAACCGAAGAACGCACCGGCGTCGTCATCGGCGGCGCATCGCTGTGGGTCAGTGGCGACATGTCCGACGAACGCGAGGAGGAAGTCGGAGGTCTGCTCGAGCACCTGACCTCCGTCGACCAGCAAATCGAGTGGCACCAGGGCAGTGGCTACTACCCGATCCGGAACGAGGCTATCGACGAACTCGAATCCGATGGCTGGTTCGAGGACAACCCCCACTATGCGACGGCGTTCGATCAGCTGCTCGAGTCCGAGACGACGCCGGCAACCTTGCGCATGCTCGTCGGCCCAGCCCGGCAGGTGCAGCTGACGATCCAGGAGGAGTCCCAGGAGATCTTCTCCGGCGCTGTCAGCGTCGATGAGGGATTACAGAACATGAAAGAAGACGTCGAGGAAGAGCTCGAACGGTACGACCGCGTCGCGAACCAGTAA
- a CDS encoding HAD-IIA family hydrolase: MSEQYAGAILDLDGTVYRGEHAVDGAVTGIERLRAAGVDLVFLTNNPIERRSSYRDRLAAIGVDADLESVLTAATISATYLANTHPDEATFVVGETPLVEELETAGVTTTTDPSRAEVVLASMDRTFEYADLEDVLDAFENEPAFYATNPDRTCPVADGEIPDAAAMIGAIEGLTGRELDGVIGKPSATAVTVAAEQLGVDPMRCLVVGDRLETDITMGQRAGMDTALVLSGVTDRNQLDGSTADPSYVLESLGDIEAVLES, from the coding sequence ATGAGCGAGCAGTACGCGGGTGCGATACTCGATCTCGATGGCACCGTCTACCGTGGAGAACACGCAGTCGACGGCGCTGTAACCGGTATCGAGCGCCTTCGAGCAGCGGGCGTCGATCTCGTCTTTCTGACGAACAACCCGATCGAACGTCGTTCCAGCTATCGGGATCGGCTGGCGGCCATCGGGGTCGACGCCGACCTCGAGTCCGTGTTAACCGCAGCGACGATCAGCGCGACGTATCTGGCGAATACCCATCCCGACGAAGCGACGTTTGTGGTGGGAGAGACACCCCTTGTCGAGGAACTCGAAACAGCCGGGGTGACGACGACGACCGATCCATCCAGGGCGGAGGTCGTACTCGCGTCGATGGATCGAACCTTCGAGTACGCCGATCTGGAGGACGTCCTCGACGCCTTCGAGAACGAACCCGCGTTCTACGCAACGAATCCCGATCGGACGTGTCCGGTCGCTGATGGCGAGATACCCGACGCTGCGGCGATGATCGGTGCGATCGAGGGGCTCACCGGTCGGGAACTCGACGGAGTCATCGGAAAGCCATCCGCGACGGCCGTCACCGTCGCAGCTGAACAGCTGGGTGTCGACCCCATGCGGTGTCTCGTCGTGGGTGACCGCCTCGAGACCGATATCACGATGGGGCAGCGAGCGGGGATGGATACTGCCCTCGTGTTGTCGGGCGTCACGGATCGGAACCAACTCGATGGGTCGACCGCCGATCCGTCATACGTGCTCGAGTCGCTGGGCGATATCGAGGCGGTGCTCGAGTCGTGA
- a CDS encoding glycerophosphodiester phosphodiesterase encodes MTTGRSRREFVRDASLGCVVGTTGVRLTLHRPPNRDTEPPRLVGHRGCALEAPENTLAAVEHSSRVADAVEVDVRRAGSGELVVFHDDTLDRVTDGTGALESHTLEELRDFTVLESDESIPRLEAVFETAPASTSLVLDLKERGIVPDVLDLAAGFDHDVLISSFDQSIVETASTAGADCALIVRETWLARRARGVVARTSVPVYIRQPVNQLLETALELECVAIHPRLELCLRTPLVERAHERGLLVEPWTITSPEEARKLAESGVDGLITDVCAAL; translated from the coding sequence ATGACGACCGGGCGCTCTCGTCGCGAGTTCGTGCGGGACGCGAGCCTCGGCTGTGTGGTCGGGACGACCGGTGTTCGACTCACCCTGCACCGACCACCGAATCGTGATACTGAACCGCCTCGTCTCGTCGGTCATCGGGGCTGTGCACTCGAGGCACCAGAAAACACGCTCGCAGCGGTCGAGCACTCGAGCCGGGTGGCAGATGCCGTCGAGGTCGACGTTCGCCGTGCCGGTAGCGGAGAACTCGTGGTGTTCCACGACGATACCCTCGACCGAGTCACTGACGGGACGGGTGCCCTCGAATCGCACACCCTCGAGGAACTCCGCGATTTCACCGTACTCGAGAGCGACGAATCGATACCGCGACTCGAGGCGGTGTTCGAGACCGCTCCGGCGTCGACGTCGCTGGTTCTCGATCTCAAAGAGCGGGGGATAGTTCCTGATGTGCTCGACCTCGCCGCTGGTTTCGACCACGACGTACTTATCTCGTCGTTCGATCAGTCGATCGTCGAGACGGCGAGTACGGCCGGTGCGGACTGCGCGCTGATCGTTCGGGAGACTTGGCTGGCCAGGCGCGCCCGCGGTGTGGTCGCTCGAACGTCTGTCCCAGTGTACATTCGACAGCCGGTGAATCAGCTTCTCGAGACGGCCCTGGAGCTAGAGTGCGTCGCGATCCATCCACGACTCGAGCTGTGTCTTCGGACGCCGCTGGTCGAACGCGCACACGAACGGGGTCTGTTGGTCGAACCGTGGACGATCACCTCTCCCGAAGAGGCGCGTAAGCTGGCGGAGAGTGGCGTCGACGGCCTCATCACGGACGTTTGCGCGGCGCTGTAG
- a CDS encoding ketopantoate reductase family protein — MDIVVFGAGSLGSLVGGLLAREHDVTLVARDPHARVVTERGLRIENAVQTTVSPEATTDGRELEADLALVTVKSFDTESAATALAMGQFDAVLSLQNGMGNEEVLSAHLECPVLAGTATYGAALREPGVVACTGLGEIVLGAPDGGSSAVADVVATAFSAADLETTVSTEMPRRRWEKLAVNAGINPVTALADVRNGAVLESPARPLARAATRETARVARAGGVRLSNREALAALESVATATAENTSSMRQDFVAGRRTEIDAINGFVLERAREQGLEVPTNALLTGLVRTWESENVTSRSAGR; from the coding sequence ATGGACATCGTCGTCTTCGGGGCGGGTAGTCTCGGCAGTCTCGTTGGCGGCCTCCTCGCCCGCGAACACGACGTCACCCTCGTCGCTCGCGACCCCCATGCACGGGTAGTCACCGAACGCGGACTTCGGATCGAAAACGCCGTCCAGACTACGGTCTCCCCAGAGGCGACGACCGACGGCCGCGAACTCGAGGCCGACCTCGCCCTCGTGACCGTCAAATCGTTCGACACGGAATCGGCAGCGACGGCGCTGGCGATGGGGCAGTTCGACGCCGTCCTCTCCCTCCAGAACGGGATGGGAAACGAGGAGGTGCTCTCGGCGCACCTCGAGTGTCCCGTACTGGCGGGCACGGCGACCTACGGTGCCGCCCTTCGGGAACCGGGAGTCGTCGCGTGTACCGGCCTGGGCGAAATCGTTCTCGGAGCGCCGGACGGCGGCTCGTCGGCGGTCGCCGACGTCGTCGCGACGGCGTTTTCGGCCGCTGATCTCGAGACGACGGTCTCGACCGAGATGCCACGACGACGGTGGGAGAAACTGGCGGTCAATGCCGGAATTAACCCGGTGACGGCGCTCGCCGACGTCCGAAACGGGGCGGTGCTCGAGTCGCCAGCCCGCCCACTCGCACGGGCTGCCACACGCGAAACCGCACGGGTCGCCCGCGCCGGTGGCGTCCGTCTTTCGAATCGGGAGGCGCTCGCCGCGCTCGAATCGGTCGCTACGGCGACAGCCGAGAACACGTCCTCGATGCGCCAGGATTTCGTGGCGGGACGGCGAACGGAAATCGACGCGATCAACGGATTCGTGCTCGAGCGCGCTCGAGAGCAGGGACTCGAGGTACCGACGAACGCGTTGCTCACGGGACTCGTTCGAACGTGGGAGAGTGAGAACGTCACGTCGCGGTCGGCCGGTCGGTGA
- a CDS encoding NifU family protein, producing the protein MSTETQEGDDLEERVANFLRRNFPQIQMHGGSAAIQHIDRETGEVHIQLGGACSGCGISPMTIQAIKSRMVKEIPEITKVHAGTGMGGGGGGMSPSFPGETVDDGDDDDEGPQAPF; encoded by the coding sequence ATGAGCACGGAGACCCAAGAGGGAGACGACCTCGAAGAGCGCGTCGCGAACTTCCTGCGTCGGAACTTCCCCCAGATCCAGATGCACGGCGGGAGCGCCGCGATTCAGCACATCGACCGCGAGACGGGCGAGGTACACATCCAGCTCGGCGGTGCCTGCAGCGGCTGTGGCATCTCCCCGATGACGATTCAGGCGATCAAGAGCCGAATGGTCAAGGAGATCCCCGAGATTACGAAAGTCCACGCAGGAACCGGCATGGGCGGCGGTGGCGGTGGCATGAGTCCGTCGTTCCCCGGTGAAACCGTCGACGACGGCGACGACGACGACGAAGGGCCACAGGCACCGTTCTAG
- a CDS encoding DUF5783 family protein has translation MTDFDPEQFEDKYANYFPELQQAYKNAFSRINERYDSTLVHAIDQQVLNESEPFYDEDDGFWIELPDDPYDRITGVVVEKEQFEHVLEAHVDAIETELERIFDVRD, from the coding sequence ATGACCGATTTCGATCCTGAACAATTCGAGGACAAGTACGCCAACTACTTCCCCGAACTGCAGCAGGCCTACAAGAACGCGTTCAGCCGAATTAACGAGCGCTACGACTCGACACTCGTCCACGCCATCGACCAGCAGGTGCTCAACGAGAGCGAACCGTTCTACGACGAGGACGACGGGTTCTGGATCGAACTCCCCGACGACCCCTACGACCGAATCACCGGCGTCGTCGTCGAGAAAGAACAGTTCGAACACGTCCTCGAGGCCCACGTCGACGCTATCGAAACGGAACTCGAGCGTATATTCGACGTTCGAGACTGA
- a CDS encoding Gfo/Idh/MocA family oxidoreductase — MVEIGIVGLDTSHAEAYATSIRNHPTATLEAVWDGGDVRSDSYAEGFCDRNDAIQYSDPLEMADTVDAVMILTVDWNSHRDLAVPFLRRDVPTLIDKPIAGTLADVTAIRSAVETTPFFGGSAVPYHPSLRSFQANGDERTLYCVGYNDPFYYGCHVIDALSYLVNSHWASVMPADDPGKTVDIVFTDGTYATARLDDPSGYEQFTFFSVGDQTTVRDVGNSERDMAEMYYGYLDAFVEVVTGERESQSDRILDAATLLLAVNAALEEGQPITPECRNLAAYRANGRAFLEEYQPYY; from the coding sequence ATGGTAGAGATCGGCATCGTCGGGTTAGACACGAGTCACGCAGAAGCGTACGCAACGTCGATCCGAAACCACCCGACGGCAACGCTCGAGGCCGTGTGGGATGGCGGCGACGTTCGCAGTGACTCGTACGCAGAGGGCTTCTGTGATCGGAACGACGCTATCCAATACAGCGACCCGCTCGAGATGGCCGACACCGTCGACGCGGTGATGATTCTCACCGTCGACTGGAATTCCCACCGAGACCTCGCCGTCCCGTTTTTACGACGGGACGTCCCGACGCTGATCGATAAACCGATCGCCGGCACTCTCGCGGACGTGACGGCGATCCGTTCGGCGGTCGAAACGACGCCGTTTTTCGGGGGCTCTGCCGTTCCGTACCACCCCTCGCTTCGCTCGTTCCAGGCGAACGGCGACGAACGGACGCTCTACTGCGTCGGCTACAACGACCCGTTTTACTACGGATGCCACGTTATCGATGCACTGTCGTATCTGGTCAATTCTCACTGGGCAAGCGTCATGCCGGCCGACGACCCCGGGAAGACCGTCGACATCGTCTTCACCGACGGGACGTACGCGACTGCCCGACTCGACGATCCCAGCGGCTACGAGCAGTTCACGTTTTTCAGCGTGGGGGATCAGACGACGGTTCGCGACGTCGGGAACTCCGAGCGTGACATGGCTGAAATGTATTACGGGTATCTGGACGCGTTCGTGGAGGTCGTCACGGGGGAACGCGAGTCACAGAGTGACCGGATTCTCGATGCGGCGACTCTCTTGTTGGCGGTGAACGCGGCCCTCGAGGAGGGGCAACCGATCACGCCGGAGTGCCGAAATCTGGCAGCGTATCGAGCCAATGGGCGGGCCTTTCTCGAGGAGTACCAGCCGTACTACTGA
- a CDS encoding neutral/alkaline non-lysosomal ceramidase N-terminal domain-containing protein has protein sequence MYAHEARLRAGSAAVDITPDHPVVMSGYGARDGRSTGVHDRLFATALILDDGAVTVCIASVDALNVSREFTHRVTAALSSRGVELDAIILAGTHTHAGPYLPARAIDVSPPLRADEDVSRTVEGIESDLVGAIERAFERRESAGIRLGHATEEGVQENRRAAGGVGGNVRMPQGPIDPDVTAVVVETASGDETILYNFACHPVCTTPGETVLSADWPGYARRRIEADRDGATVLFLNGAAGDINPSGLEPARSGSAVYEAMERVGSRVGDAVLRAVADATADDAPVLERTPIRCANRAVEFPVKRTPSLERIESRLDELEAQLEHLEERGDGVGYEKVNWDRRYAEELAAIAKWDVDALPNAIPYVEIGDLGVLGMPGEVHARHGLEFKERSRADTLVLAGYANDYVGYVPTLSALENGGYEVRTMKIAPEAIVEFRRAAFDLVSGDTRW, from the coding sequence ATGTACGCCCACGAAGCACGGCTCCGGGCCGGTTCGGCCGCCGTCGACATCACGCCCGATCACCCTGTCGTGATGAGCGGCTACGGCGCGCGAGATGGACGCTCGACCGGCGTTCACGATCGACTGTTCGCGACCGCCCTCATTCTGGACGACGGCGCGGTCACGGTCTGCATTGCGTCTGTCGACGCGTTGAACGTGTCGCGGGAATTCACCCATCGCGTGACCGCTGCCCTCTCGAGCCGAGGCGTGGAACTGGACGCGATTATTCTCGCCGGAACACACACCCACGCTGGCCCGTACCTCCCCGCTCGAGCGATCGACGTGAGCCCCCCGTTGCGAGCGGACGAGGACGTCTCGAGGACGGTCGAGGGGATCGAATCGGATCTGGTGGGAGCGATCGAACGGGCGTTCGAGCGCCGCGAGTCGGCGGGGATTCGGCTGGGGCATGCGACGGAGGAGGGCGTCCAGGAGAACCGACGAGCGGCCGGTGGCGTCGGTGGCAACGTTCGGATGCCACAGGGGCCGATTGATCCCGACGTGACGGCCGTCGTCGTCGAAACCGCGTCCGGCGACGAAACGATTCTGTACAACTTTGCCTGCCATCCGGTGTGTACGACTCCCGGCGAAACCGTTCTCTCGGCGGACTGGCCGGGGTACGCCCGCCGACGGATCGAAGCCGACCGCGACGGGGCGACCGTGCTCTTCCTCAACGGCGCGGCGGGCGATATTAACCCGAGTGGGCTGGAACCCGCCCGTTCGGGTTCGGCAGTTTACGAGGCGATGGAACGCGTCGGGTCGCGTGTCGGCGATGCCGTCCTTCGAGCGGTCGCGGACGCGACTGCGGACGACGCCCCGGTGCTCGAGCGAACGCCGATCCGGTGTGCGAACCGAGCCGTCGAGTTCCCTGTGAAACGAACGCCGTCGCTCGAGAGAATCGAGAGCCGTCTCGATGAACTCGAAGCGCAACTCGAGCACCTCGAAGAGCGGGGAGACGGGGTCGGCTACGAGAAGGTAAACTGGGATCGTCGGTACGCGGAGGAGCTGGCCGCGATCGCGAAGTGGGACGTCGACGCACTTCCGAACGCTATCCCGTACGTCGAAATCGGCGACCTGGGTGTTCTCGGGATGCCCGGTGAGGTACACGCCCGACACGGGCTCGAGTTCAAGGAACGCTCGCGCGCCGATACCCTCGTGCTGGCCGGGTACGCCAACGACTACGTCGGCTACGTGCCGACGCTGTCTGCACTCGAGAACGGGGGGTACGAGGTGCGAACGATGAAAATCGCACCGGAGGCGATCGTCGAGTTCCGTCGGGCGGCGTTCGATCTCGTCTCCGGGGACACCCGCTGGTAG
- a CDS encoding Rid family detoxifying hydrolase produces the protein MEAIHTDEAPAAIGPYSQGIRDGDRIFVSGQGPVDPETGDVVSSDISEQTAQTLENVAAVLDAADSSLENVVKATVFVTDMDTYEDVNEVYAEYMSEPYPARSAIEVADLPIDIGVEIEVIATA, from the coding sequence ATGGAAGCAATTCACACGGACGAGGCACCAGCAGCGATCGGCCCGTACTCCCAGGGCATCAGGGACGGCGACCGTATATTTGTCTCCGGTCAGGGCCCTGTCGACCCCGAGACGGGGGACGTCGTCAGCAGCGATATCAGCGAACAGACCGCCCAGACGCTCGAGAACGTCGCCGCCGTGCTCGACGCGGCGGACAGTTCACTCGAGAACGTCGTCAAGGCCACCGTCTTCGTGACGGACATGGACACCTACGAAGACGTCAACGAGGTGTACGCCGAGTACATGAGCGAGCCATACCCCGCCCGGAGTGCGATCGAAGTGGCCGATCTCCCGATCGACATCGGCGTCGAAATCGAGGTGATCGCGACGGCATGA